From the genome of Ctenopharyngodon idella isolate HZGC_01 chromosome 23, HZGC01, whole genome shotgun sequence, one region includes:
- the usp12a gene encoding ubiquitin carboxyl-terminal hydrolase 12A gives MEILMTVSKFASFCTMGANASALEKEIGSEQFPVNEHYFGLVNFGNTCYCNSVLQALYFCRPFREKILAYRSQPRRKENLLTCLADLFHSIANQKRKVGVIPPKKFITRLRKENELFDNYMQQDAHEFLNYLLNTIADLLQEERKQDKQNGKLANGTLDSQNNNSTPPSSTWVHEIFQGTLTNETRCLTCETISSKDEDFLDLSVDVEQNTSITHCLRGFSNTETLCSEYKYYCEECRSKQEAHKRMRVKKLPMILALHLKRFKYMEQLQRYTKLSYRVVFPLELRLFNTSGDATNPERLYDLVAVVVHCGSGPNRGHYIAIVKSHDFWLLFDDDIVEKIDAQAIEEFYGLTSEISKNSESGYILFYQSRD, from the exons ATGGAAATCCTAATGACAGTTTCCAAATTTGCCTCTTTTTGTACCATG GGCGCCAATGCCTCCGCTTTGGAGAAAGAGATTGGCTCGGAGCAGTTCCCTGTCAACGAGCATTACTTCGGATTGGTTAAC TTTGGAAACACCTGCTACTGTAACTCTGTGCTCCAGGCTCTGTACTTCTGCCGGCCGTTCCGGGAGAAGATCCTCGCGTACAGGAGCCAGCCGCGCCGCAAGGAGAACCTGCTCACCTGCCTGGCCGACCTGTTCCACAGTATAGCCAACCAGAAGAGGAAAGTTGGCGTGATACCCCCGAAAAAGTTCATTACTCGACTACGAAAAGAGAATG AACTGTTTGATAACTACATGCAACAAGATGCACATGAGTTTCTCAACTACCTGCTGAACACTATAGCAGACCTGCTACAAGAAGAGCGCAAGCAAGACAAACAGAATGGCAAACTGGCCAATGGCACACTTGACTCCCAGAACAATAACAGCACCCCGCCCTCCTCAACCTGGGTTCATGAGATCTTCCAGGGCACGTTGACAAATGAGACACGATGCCTCACCTGCGAGACG ATAAGCAGTAAAGATGAGGATTTCTTGGATTTGTCAGTGGACGTGGAGCAGAACACTTCGATCACACACTGTCTCAG AGGTTTCAGTAATACAGAGACCTTGTGCAGTGAGTATAAATATTACTGTGAGGAATGCAGAAGTAAACAGGAGGCACACAAAAG AATGCGGGTTAAGAAACTTCCCATGATCCTCGCCTTGCACTTGAAGAGATTTAAATACATGGAGCAGCTGCAGCGCTACACTAAGCTAAGCTACCGTGTGGTCTTCCCTCTGGAGCTCCGCCTCTTTAACACCTCTGGCGATGCCACCAATCCCGAGAGGCTTTACGACCTGGTCGCTGTGGTGGTGCATTGTGGCAG CGGTCCAAACCGAGGACACTACATCGCAATTGTAAAGAGTCATGATTTCTGGCTACTGTTCGATGATGACATCGTAGAG AAAATCGATGCCCAGGCGATTGAAGAATTCTATGGATTAACCTCTGAAATTTCCAAGAACTCTGAGTCCGGGTACATCCTGTTTTACCAGTCCAGAGACTGA
- the gpr12 gene encoding G-protein coupled receptor 12: protein MSEEVAVSPSWLAQETTWGSSGAGSLENFTIGTYPPAVVLPARPPAELLVNPWDIVLCSSGTLIACENALVVLVIWQNPALRAPMFLLIGSLALADLLAGLGLVLHFTFAYLLRSDSAQLLTVGLVVASFSASVFSLLAITIDRYLSLYYALTYNSERTAAFTYTMLVLLWGVSVCLGLLPVTGVNCLGQEANCSVVWPLTKNNVVVLSVSFLLLFGLMLQLYVQICKIVMRHAHQIALQHHFLAASPHYVTTRKGVSTLAIILGTFAACWMPFTVYSLIADYTYPPLYTYATLVPATYNSVINPVIYAFRNQEIQKALWLVCCGCIPASVAHRARTPSDV from the coding sequence ATGAGTGAAGAGGTGGCAGTTTCTCCCAGCTGGCTGGCTCAAGAAACCACGTGGGGCAGCAGTGGCGCGGGGAGCTTAGAGAACTTCACCATCGGAACGTACCCACCCGCGGTTGTCCTGCCGGCGAGGCCGCCCGCTGAGCTGTTGGTGAACCCGTGGGACATCGTGCTGTGTTCGTCCGGCACCCTCATAGCCTGCGAGAACGCCCTGGTGGTTTTGGTCATCTGGCAGAACCCGGCTCTGCGCGCCCCCATGTTTCTGCTGATTGGCAGCCTAGCTCTTGCTGACCTATTGGCCGGTTTGGGGTTAGTCCTGCACTTTACCTTCGCTTACCTGCTGCGCTCTGACTCGGCACAGCTTCTGACTGTGGGTCTGGTGGTGGCGTCCTTCTCCGCATCTGTTTTCAGCCTGTTGGCTATCACCATTGACCGCTACCTGTCGTTGTACTACGCCCTCACCTATAACTCTGAACGAACGGCTGCCTTCACATACACCATGCTTGTGCTTCTATGGGGAGTGTCAGTATGTCTGGGTTTGCTTCCTGTTACCGGTGTGAACTGCCTGGGCCAGGAGGCGAACTGCAGCGTGGTGTGGCCCCTTACAAAAAACAACGTGGTCGTTCTATCCGTGTCTTTCCTTCTGCTGTTCGGCCTCATGCTACAGCTCTACGTGCAGATTTGTAAAATTGTCATGCGACATGCGCACCAAATCGCCCTCCAGCACCACTTTTTAGCCGCGAGCCCTCACTACGTCACAACACGGAAAGGCGTTTCCACCTTGGCGATCATTCTGGGCACATTCGCCGCTTGTTGGATGCCATTTACAGTCTACTCGCTCATAGCCGATTACACATACCCACCACTCTACACATATGCCACCCTGGTGCCCGCCACCTACAACTCGGTCATCAACCCTGTAATTTACGCCTTCCGCAATCAAGAGATCCAGAAAGCGCTGTGGCTGGTGTGCTGTGGATGTATCCCTGCCAGCGTGGCCCATCGGGCACGGACCCCCAGCGATGTCTGA